A genome region from Coffea arabica cultivar ET-39 chromosome 7e, Coffea Arabica ET-39 HiFi, whole genome shotgun sequence includes the following:
- the LOC140011296 gene encoding uncharacterized protein, producing MDSIEEVLRKFKLSEEEREGVCLEEEEVAQGVRECELSLIGKVWGDKLANIGGIRSFVGVMWPQVRNLRVVEIGRNLFQFLFEKEKDMELVLNKRQWIYDGQPLILLRWRAGLEEDGEALSRTLIWIQLWNIPIHWITKEVGRKVGSIFPRVEDVIISQGGGKEGKHLKILAEIDLTVPLPRGIMVKSNGMVKWIEFKYEKCPDFCFCCGIVGHNKRSYGRKGLDKEREPQYGN from the coding sequence ATGGACAGTATAGAGGAGGTTTTAAGGAAGTTCAAGTTATCAGAGGAAGAAAGAGAGGGAGTCTgtttggaggaggaggaggtggcGCAAGGCGTCAGGGAGTGTGAACTGAGTTTGATTGGGAAAGTCTGGGGGGACAAACTAGCAAACATTGGAGGTATTAGGAGTTTTGTAGGGGTTATGTGGCCTCAGGTGAGGAACCTGAGAGTGGTGGAGATTGGTCGCAACCTGTTTCAATTCCTTTTTGAGAAGGAGAAGGACATGGAGCTGGTGTTGAATAAGAGACAGTGGATCTATGACGGTCAACCTCTGATCCTATTGAGGTGGAGAGCTGGCCTGGAAGAGGATGGAGAGGCTTTGAGTAGAACTTTGATATGGATTCAGCTCTGGAATATCCCGATCCATTGGATCACCAAGGAGGTTGGCAGAAAGGTTGGAAGCATTTTTCCAAGGGTGGAGGATGTGATAATTTCCCAGGGAGGAGGGAAAGAAGGTAAACATCTAAAAATCCTTGCTGAAATTGATCTGACAGTTCCTTTACCAAGGGGAATTATGGTTAAGAGTAATGGAATGGTGAAGTGGATAGAATTTAAGTATGAAAAAtgtcctgacttctgtttttGTTGTGGTATAGTTGGGCATAATAAGAGAAGCTATGGGAGGAAAGGATTGGATAAGGAGAGAGAACCTCAGTATGGGAATTGA